One stretch of Penaeus chinensis breed Huanghai No. 1 chromosome 27, ASM1920278v2, whole genome shotgun sequence DNA includes these proteins:
- the LOC125039380 gene encoding transforming growth factor beta receptor type 3-like, translated as MPTSPETPMSRVALVLHSSRGKAPVVFTVTAQGIQNHTKSIFLVSGDDEVRGSNLRYSIAHRQRLSEENLIPTMTRKFGFVTSYTRAPRANRVILELSEDDESGPGCGIDTKEDSPVSKCITSIEQPISGCYHHNMLGENDRDIHIIEVDGSSNENGSLVLEVTGKGERGGSSIGQGGNTSVERNITFVLRTSKPTTWSLHATNLQGTITLLVGGGDQVENTSVSGPGVMVEVKRIEVPATFDQLILTVLTTIGPPVSYTRTTSPNKITVVVPAKNENRVVLPSYIPVNERPTVYAEDPTTLIHGALSVSCDQNSMTVAIPRRISERVGGISMSLADRTCTGVLNATHVVIKQRFSRCSFTHQNSAYQTTYTNYVMMELGPSISDDEDFDGSGYGSDDEYYATKIHPIQVQCQVDPQPEQETKTTTNRKSTTESSAGATYKMDIFRDRDHKTPITSSDLPATTNVNRRLYVRTKLASVMPWTAAYDADLRVVLEDCWLSNSSAPERPGAPRIPLMRKSCPHDSSIDLEPEQYHSPTSGFSFQVLPEYSYLGSFYLHCQLGVCSADSLPRPAVNRCINPGHYCNEAPLMQVFLDQPSSSSLQTLTVGPFTIVSSTKSAWSDKNTGKRKENSKEGMTKNSEVSLPVNNATEDKTQIIVLGGLSTEIVVGIALASFIIGVCLTATLWVIHMKTDPRRQKRPEGGAPRNSGYDLSAHSGSSTPSSQAPMTA; from the exons ATGCCCACATCGCCGGAGACGCCCATGTCACGGGTGGCCTTGGTGCTGCACTCCTCCAGGGGGAAGGCGCCCGTCGTGTTCACCGTCACGGCGCAGGGCATTCAGAACCACACCAAGAGCATCTTTCTG gTGAGCGGGGACGACGAAGTGCGCGGGAGCAACCTCCGCTACAGCATCGCCCACCGGCAGCGTCTGTCGGAGGAAAATCTCATCCCGACCATGACTCGCAAGTTCGGCTTCGTGACGTCGTACACCCGAGCTCCTCGCGCCAACAGGGTCATCTTGGAACTGTCCGAAG ATGATGAGTCTGGTCCTGGCTGTGGCATCGACACCAAGGAAGATAGCCCAGTGAGCAAATGCATCACGTCGATAGAACAGCCTATTTCAGGGTGCTATCATCACAACATGCTCGGGGAAAATGACAG GGACATACACATCATCGAAGTGGATGGCAGCAGTAATGAAAATGGGAGCCTTGTCCTCGAGGTcacaggaaaaggagaaagaggtggaagcaGCATTGGCCAAGGTGGAAATACCAGTGTGGAGAGAAATATTACTTTTGTCCTCCGCACTTCCAAACCGACTACTTGGTCCCTTCATGCTACCAATCTTCAGGGCACCATTACTTTGCTTGTG GGTGGAGGTGATCAGGTAGAGAACACATCAGTGTCAGGACCTGGTGTGATGGTGGAAGTCAAGAGAATCGAAGTGCCAGCTACATTTGACCAGCTGATCCTAACAGTATTAACGACCATTGGCCCACCTGTGTCTTACACTCGCACTACAAGCCCAAACAAGATTACTGTTGTAGTCCCTGCGAAGAATG aaaATCGGGTAGTGCTGCCTTCATATATCCCTGTTAATGAAAGACCAACAG TTTATGCGGAGGATCCTACAACGTTGATACACGGAGCGCTTTCTGTAAGCTGTGACCAAAACAGTATGACAGTGGCCATCCCACGTCGAATATCAGAACGTGTAGGAGGAATCTCGATGTCTTTAGCCGATCGCACGTGTACGGGAGTGCTGAATGCCACTCACGTCGTCATAAAGCAGAGGTTCTCCAGATGTAGTTTTACTCATCAAAACTCAGCCTACCAGACTACATATACAAATTAT GTAATGATGGAATTAGGCCCAAGTATTAGTGATGACGAAGACTTTGATGGCTCAGGATACGGGTCGGATGATGAGTATTATGCCACCAAAATCCATCCAATTCAGGTGCAGTGTCAAGTAGACCCCCAGCCCGAGCAGGAAACCAAGACAACAACAAACAGGAAG AGTACTACGGAATCTTCAGCTGGAGCGACATACAAGATGGATATCTTCAGGGATCGGGATCACAAGACACCTATAACATCAAGTGATTTGCCGGCAACCACAAATGTCAACCGTAGACTCTACGTTCGAACCAAGCTAGCCAGTG TAATGCCATGGACCGCAGCATATGATGCAGATTTACGGGTAGTCTTGGAGGACTGCTGGTTAAGCAACAGCTCAGCTCCTGAGCGTCCTGGTGCTCCTAGAATACCTCTCATGCGCAAATCTTGCCCTCATGATTCTTCTATTGATTTAGAGCCAGAGCAGTACCACAGCCCCACCTCAGGATTCAGTTTTCAG GTCCTTCCTGAGTATTCGTATTTGGGTTCTTTCTACCTACACTGTCAGTTGGGAGTATGTTCTGCAGACTCTCTTCCAAGGCCAGCTGTAAATCGG TGTATAAATCCTGGTCACTACTGTAATGAGGCTCCACTCATGCAAGTATTCCTTGAtcaaccatcatcctcatcactacagACCTTAACTGTTGGACCTTTTACGATTGTCTCGAGTACAAAGT CTGCCTGGTCAGACAAGAACAccggaaaaaggaaggagaatagcAAAGAGGGCATGACCAAGAACAGTGAGGTCAGCCTGCCCGTCAACAATGCCACAGAAGATAAAACCCAGATTATCGTACTCGGAGGACTCTCAACGGAGATAGTTGTAGGAATAGCATTGGCTTCATTCATCATCGGTGTTTGTTTGACTGCAACACTCTGGGTGATACATATGAAGACAG ATCCCCGACGGCAGAAGCGTCCAGAGGGCGGGGCACCAAGGAATTCCGGATATGATCTATCAGCTCACTCAGGATCGTCAACTCCCTCATCGCAGGCTCCTATGACAGCCTGA